In Pseudomonas hamedanensis, a single window of DNA contains:
- a CDS encoding lysozyme inhibitor LprI family protein, with protein MKVFSILLGCLLSAASSALFAGEACNPDSLSNPDLITCGQQSFEKVDGVLNEQYKKALSTLAPAEQSHLRDVQKNWVRFKESFCEELYEAALPGAEAPIEKLGCLVQTTNARLGELVALQTGLPLDGFYKAASAIAGKDRERNLAASIERLGGDQFDDPLWKKYAEGHCQMASRLLREDVAYCVVRMRFQLPMNR; from the coding sequence GTGAAAGTATTTTCGATTCTTCTCGGTTGCTTGCTCTCTGCTGCTTCATCCGCATTGTTTGCTGGAGAAGCGTGCAACCCAGACAGTTTGTCCAACCCGGACTTGATCACCTGCGGCCAGCAATCTTTCGAGAAGGTAGATGGTGTCCTGAACGAGCAATACAAAAAAGCGCTGTCGACTCTGGCTCCTGCGGAGCAAAGCCATCTGAGAGATGTGCAAAAGAACTGGGTGCGCTTCAAAGAATCGTTTTGCGAAGAGCTTTATGAAGCCGCGTTGCCGGGCGCTGAAGCGCCAATCGAAAAGCTTGGGTGTCTGGTGCAGACGACCAATGCTCGGCTGGGAGAGTTGGTCGCTCTACAGACGGGTTTACCGCTGGATGGTTTTTACAAAGCGGCATCCGCGATTGCAGGGAAGGATCGTGAGAGAAATTTAGCGGCCTCAATCGAGCGGCTGGGAGGGGATCAATTCGATGATCCGCTTTGGAAGAAGTACGCAGAAGGGCACTGCCAGATGGCTAGCCGTCTGTTGCGTGAAGACGTCGCCTACTGCGTGGTGAGGATGCGCTTTCAATTACCCATGAACCGCTAA
- a CDS encoding cell division protein, protein MPAPSSSLRPALVLWLYAAAITHILAGLTLTWAGDSGLLDGYLQVLELSFWGADAVPTAGHEQQVWWLALFGGTLQSYSLYMFALVHLGNRLKVAAVWGWLIAGILLWAPQDMWLSAQQQVWSHVWLDGFALLVLLPPLFWLYRHDRQGKE, encoded by the coding sequence ATGCCAGCCCCTTCTTCCTCGCTTCGCCCAGCGTTGGTGCTTTGGCTATATGCCGCTGCGATCACGCATATCCTCGCCGGTCTTACCCTGACCTGGGCCGGTGACTCCGGCTTGCTCGATGGCTACCTGCAAGTCCTCGAACTGTCGTTCTGGGGTGCCGATGCGGTTCCCACCGCCGGCCACGAACAACAAGTCTGGTGGCTCGCGCTGTTCGGCGGGACGTTGCAAAGTTATTCGCTGTACATGTTCGCGCTGGTGCACCTGGGCAATCGCTTGAAAGTCGCGGCAGTCTGGGGTTGGTTGATCGCGGGCATCCTATTATGGGCGCCGCAGGATATGTGGCTCTCGGCGCAACAACAGGTCTGGTCGCACGTGTGGCTCGATGGTTTTGCGTTGCTGGTGTTGTTGCCGCCGCTGTTTTGGCTGTACAGGCATGACCGTCAAGGGAAGGAGTAA